The Chloracidobacterium sp. genome includes a window with the following:
- the thiE gene encoding thiamine phosphate synthase, which yields METILCPMSLQLPPIYPITSPTLGRPLPSLVEDLIAGGATLIQIRDKQADAKTLYEAVCAALAAARPRGVRIIVNDRVDVAKAAGADGVHLGQDDLDPVAAREILGPFAVIGYSTHNVAQAMAADQLPVDYLAIGPVFETRTKDNPDPVVGLSGVRAVRAVTTKPLVAIGGIDEHQMAAVRAAGADAVALISALYVTPDAIARRMATLLAMAR from the coding sequence GTGGAAACCATACTTTGTCCGATGTCGCTGCAATTGCCGCCCATCTACCCAATTACCTCGCCAACGCTTGGGCGTCCGCTGCCGTCTCTGGTGGAAGACCTCATCGCGGGCGGCGCGACGCTCATTCAGATTCGTGACAAACAGGCGGACGCTAAAACGCTTTACGAAGCTGTATGTGCGGCGCTGGCGGCGGCGCGGCCGCGCGGCGTGCGGATCATTGTCAATGACCGCGTAGATGTCGCTAAAGCCGCTGGTGCGGACGGTGTCCATCTGGGGCAAGACGACCTTGATCCGGTCGCCGCACGGGAGATACTCGGTCCGTTCGCCGTCATCGGCTATTCTACCCATAACGTTGCGCAGGCGATGGCGGCCGACCAACTGCCGGTGGATTATCTGGCGATTGGCCCCGTATTTGAAACCCGCACCAAGGACAACCCCGATCCGGTGGTCGGTTTGTCAGGCGTCCGGGCCGTGCGCGCCGTCACGACCAAACCGCTCGTCGCCATCGGCGGGATTGACGAACATCAAATGGCGGCGGTTCGGGCGGCTGGAGCCGACGCCGTGGCCTTGATTTCGGCGCTCTATGTGACGCCGGACGCCATCGCCAGGCGCATGGCGACGCTGCTGGCTATGGCTCGCTGA
- the bchI gene encoding magnesium chelatase ATPase subunit I, which translates to MPSVSTSAARASDAADHADVKPVKTTPSRKTKKTAPADGTPQSLADAQPVFPFTAILGQEEMKRALLLNAVNPNIRGILVLGHRGTAKSTSIRALADVLPPIEFVAECPYRCPPEKPAGLCDTCRTAKPRAKLPTLVGRVPVVDLPLGATEDRLCGTLDIERALSQGQKAFEPGLLARANRGFLYIDEVNLLEDHLVDVLLDSAAGGVNIVEREGVSIAHPAKFTLIGSGNPEEGELRPQLLDRFGLMAEIRTITDIDTRVEIVKRRLAFERDPVAFRAAYEPAQQALRAQLIEARDRLDAVEAPDDILRFIAKLCVALDVDGHRGEITLLNAALANAAFEGRMQVTLDDVRAVATLSLRHRLRKDPLDRTDGGEKIRWALEKLEKEAG; encoded by the coding sequence ATGCCTTCCGTGTCCACATCCGCAGCGCGCGCCAGCGACGCCGCCGACCACGCCGACGTCAAGCCCGTGAAAACCACGCCGTCACGCAAAACTAAAAAAACCGCTCCCGCCGACGGTACGCCGCAATCGCTTGCCGACGCCCAGCCGGTGTTTCCCTTCACCGCCATTTTGGGGCAGGAAGAAATGAAACGCGCCCTGCTCCTCAACGCCGTCAACCCGAACATTCGCGGCATTTTGGTGCTTGGCCATCGCGGCACGGCGAAATCCACCTCGATTCGCGCCCTAGCGGACGTACTGCCGCCCATCGAGTTTGTCGCCGAGTGTCCCTACCGTTGCCCGCCGGAGAAGCCGGCTGGGCTGTGCGACACCTGCCGCACCGCCAAGCCGCGCGCTAAGCTCCCGACGCTGGTTGGGCGCGTCCCAGTGGTTGATCTGCCGCTGGGCGCAACGGAAGACCGCCTGTGTGGGACGCTTGACATAGAACGCGCCCTGAGCCAAGGGCAAAAAGCCTTTGAGCCGGGGTTGCTGGCTAGAGCGAATCGAGGCTTTCTCTACATTGACGAAGTCAACCTGCTCGAAGACCACTTGGTGGACGTGCTGCTGGATTCGGCGGCGGGCGGCGTCAACATTGTCGAGCGGGAAGGCGTTTCAATCGCTCATCCAGCGAAGTTTACGCTCATTGGATCGGGCAACCCTGAAGAAGGCGAATTGCGCCCGCAACTGCTCGACCGTTTTGGGCTGATGGCCGAAATTCGCACAATCACAGACATTGACACTCGCGTTGAGATTGTCAAACGGCGGCTGGCTTTCGAGCGCGATCCGGTTGCCTTCCGCGCCGCCTACGAACCGGCTCAGCAGGCATTGCGCGCGCAGCTTATCGAGGCGCGCGACCGGCTTGACGCGGTTGAAGCGCCTGACGACATCCTACGCTTTATCGCCAAGCTGTGCGTCGCACTCGATGTGGACGGCCATCGAGGCGAGATTACGTTGCTCAATGCGGCGCTCGCCAACGCCGCGTTTGAAGGACGAATGCAGGTCACGCTTGATGATGTGCGCGCCGTGGCGACACTCTCCCTGCGTCATCGCCTGCGCAAAGACCCACTTGATCGGACAGACGGCGGCGAAAAAATTCGTTGGGCGCTTGAAAAACTTGAAAAAGAAGCCGGCTGA